The genomic stretch GTTGATCGCATTTTAGTTAAAGCTATAAAACGAAGAACATAGATAAATATAGATTGTATTTGTAATTAAGTGTACATTCAAGATAACTATAGATCGTATTTTTTTATAAGTAAACATTCAAACTAAATAATATATAACCATGGATCAAAGTTAGAGATAACACAAAAAAGTATTATTGAGAAATATTTATCTTCTTTCATCTAAATGAGGTATTTagattgacaaaaaaaattattattaaaagataataaaattaaaattaaaaggaaatctTAATTGCTAAGAGGAAAGAATATCATAATCAattatagattttttttatctatttattcttCTAATTAGGAAAACAAATTATTACCAACACAACTTGAAAGCTTTCAACaagtcttttttatttttatttttttgtgatgCCCTAATTTCTTTGGGTTTTGATTTTCACCAAACATCATTAAATTGCGATCCACTtgcatataattaaattattactacAACTTTGGGCTACTCAAATCATCATATCCAATGATCCTCTTAAAGAATGCTTGAGCCCAACCTCGTGAACAAATGATGTTATACATCTTTGAACTTTTTGGCTCCATCTCTTGTGATCGATCTAACATGCATTTCATTAAGTCTTGAATTGTTGATCTTTGTTATCTTCTTGTATTAGCGTAGGTTATTCACAAACGTATTTTTTAAATCATTCATGGATCTCATAATATTTTTGTACCATATTCTTTATTTGAAAACAACACTTACAATTCGTCATTCATTTTCTTAACTATTAATGCAGTGGTCTATTTATTATTTCTGTATATTGGATATAATTACTTCTTTCTCATATAATATGGACTGAAGAATAATGGGTTTTcattaaatgtgacaaaattATTCTCCCATATCTCTATATAAGATTATACTCCATTATATCCTTACGTGGaatattcaattttgaaaacggataaaaaattatttatagcaCAGCTGTACTAATCGAGATTAATTAGCATATTTTTAATTCATagtaatgtttttttaatattaaatgcCCGAAACCTATTTGATGAAAACTCAATTTTGAGGgcctctctgtctctctctggtttctatcttctctctcatctcaccgaattctctctcctctctccggAAGGGAAAAAAGTTGTTTACCCACAAGTaagttctctctctctctctccctctccctctccctctccctctcccccgtctctctccctccctctctctctctatatctttcaaaatatattatctGGGCCTTTTCTCTCTCCGCCTTCCTCTATATCTATTGGAATATTAATGTgcttttaaacttttaatttgGAAAATCTATATGCGATCCTTGTCTGATCTGCGTTGATACATTAATTGTTATTGTAGATCTGTTATTGTGCGACTTTGTGTTCAGATCTGTGCAAAATGTCaaagattgaatcttttttATTAGGGCTCCCGATTTTTCACGGGCTGTGTTTTCTTTATGGTTTCTTTTATGGTAATTGTTGATTTGGCGGATCTATTTGAATTCacatttttagaattttaaattaatgttgTTCAATTAGACGAAGAATAGTTGTTTTGCCCTTTGCTTGTATGTTCAAATGCTTCTGCCTTTCTTGTTCGATCGCCCAAAAAAAATGGTATAGTTTTAGGTGGAAAACAGTTGAAAGGTTCACAATTTGAGTTTTGGATTGATTAGTTCAATTCTGCATTTGGATGTTGTTTTGCTCTTGTTGTATGACATGTTCAGGCATTTTAAAGTTTGCTGCTTTTATATTGATCACATTTGCTCAGCCGATTTCTTGATCTTTTTGGTTGCCATATTAGAAAATGCATCTATGGTGATGAAATGGAATATTTGGGACTTAAATTAATGTGTATTGTTACTTGCGTAGATCTGTAGATTATATGGACGACGACAGTCTAAGGAATTGGGGTTATTATGAACCTCCCCTTAAAGGGCTCGGTCTCCAGCTCATGTCGTCTTTGACAGAGCGAGACACGAAGCCTTTCCTAACAGGGCGCGACAATCCTGTAATGGTTTCAGCGAGTGGCTCCTTTCATCCCCGGGATTGTGTTGTTGCTGAACCACCGGTCACACACATGGACTATGTTAGGGATAGCTGGATAAACCACAGGGAGAAGTTCTTGCATATGTTCCCGGGGAACCCTTACAGTTCGGTTCTTCCCGAGTCTTCCGTTAACCACCATCAGATGCAGATGGTGCAGCAGCCACCTCCCCAGCAGCAAACAGAAACAGCCAAAGAGACGAGGACAAGCATTGAAGAGCCAGTTGCGAAGGAGGGCAGCTCAGCTAAAAAGAGGGCGGCTGCTGCAACCACCAAAACCCCAAAAGCAAAGAAGACTAGGAAAAACCCTGCCCCCAAGGAAAATGGTAATGGTAATGGTAATCCTTCTGCTCAACGTGCCAAAACAGCTAAGAAGAATGTTGAAGTTGTTATCAATGGAATGGATATGGATATTACTGGGATACCGATTCCTGTTTGCTCTTGCACCGGTAGTCCACAGCAGTGTTATAGATGGGGATGTGGGGGCTGGCAGTCGGCATGCTGCACCACAACTATATCAATGTATCCATTGCCAATGAGCCAGAAAAGGCGCGGAGCCAGGATTGCTGGACGCAAGATGAGTCAGGGCGCGTTCAAGAAGGTTTTGGAAAAACTTGCTACCGATGGCTATAACTTTGCTAACCCCATTGACCTGAGGACTTACTGGGCAAAACATGGCACCAACAAGTTTGTGATAATCAGATAGAGCAAATTATCGGCATGGCCTCAACCGCATCTGGTCCGCTTTTCATGTATATATTCTGTGGCCTCTTGCTGTTATTTCGTTGGTATTTTGTAGGCCTTGAAATTTCATATTCATGATACATGTTTGAAATCCTTGACTGTGCAAACATGTTTCCTCACAAGTTAATTAATTCCTCCTTTGTTTACTTGAAAGGCTAGCGACATTTTATGGCCTTCCCAGGATAGGATAATGGATTATTTCTTTTGTTCCTACTGAATGATTTTCAGATTAATATCTCTACTTTCCCTCTACTATTATTGGCTTTCTCATTTGTCTTATTTGCTACCTATGTTTACTCAATTTTACATTATAGACCATCGAACATTCTTGTAGAATGTCTGTTTGATTCTTTATGATTTTTGACAGTAAAACTTGGCCTTCTCTATTTCTCAAAATGATGGCTTTTCCTTTTCCATAGAAAAAGTGATACTCCTATATAAgtaaaaaaatgtaatgaaacTTATTGATAATGGATTTTGtagattttcgaaaattagaaatgaaaaaagagAAATGCATTCTCTATCCTATGCCTATTAGTCTAGTAGTGAGGTTTCATGCTGTGATGTACGATTATGACTTATCGCTGTGGCCTAGAATAAGAGGAGCCCACCATTATTATTTCCTGGGTTTATGATAAAGTGTGACTGACCTGAATTTCATTCCAATAAGTTAGATGTCGCTTTCAATATCAATAGTCTCTTTTTTGTAAGAAATACTCCCTATTTCCCTATTTcgcattaaaaatgaaacttaTTCCTTTTATGATTATCTCGttaaaaattaaacattttctaaaatagaaacaactcctctcttaccttactctctcttcactatctcacaaaacaacactacctaaaatctcgtgccgattCACAAATGTTTCATtataagtgggacggagggaatatataaATGGTTTGAGtcgcatgcacaaaccgaaacGAACCTGCGGTTCATAACCCGGGACCGGAAGTGGCGGTTCAAACCGGGGGacggttcggttcaggttcaaaaatttgagaaaccggaaccggcggtttgccggttcaaaccggcagTTCAACGGTTCAAGTTGGTTTTTGGCTAGGTCCTAGGCTTTTCAGACTTTTCAGGTGTAGTGTTGCAGAAAAGTGGTCAGAAATCGCCGGTTTTGgtcagaaaccgtggactgaaccgccggttctggagGATAAACCgactgaaatttttttaaaaattaatttttaaaatctattttttttccaatttttctcctataaatactccattccccatcatttctactcaccccattcttgtgttgacaatgatttctcttctcaatctctATTTTCTACTCTCATTCTCATACTTCAATTTCAATGTCTTCTTCTTGAAATTTAcaagtatatttaaatttattgtttaagacttcaagtctTTTGTAgattgtaattgttgtaacttgtagtctcatttaaatttctatcaataaaattgcaattttcatcgttattgtttgaattttatttacacacaaatatatatatatatatttaaaccGCCGAACTGGCCCTGAACTGCTGGTTTTGGCCAAAAACCGGCCGTTCTGAACCGTCGCCGGAACCGGtgattttttgaaccggaaccttcaaaacccttggcgggccgatTCAGGTTCATAAATtttttgaaccgtgaaccggcggtttttgaaccgtCTGCATCATAGTTCGAGATAAGTAGGAAAATTATTTTCGGAAATTGTTCTCAATTCACTTAAAGCCAGAGTacgttttattttcttttttattcaaaCTACAAATTAGGAgtacataatttataaattttaatatataaatttcattattaaaatttattgatGTGTTTAAACTTCTACAATCTTGTTAAAGGTGTATGACCAATTTTCCACAAAATCAAATTTCTCCCAAATTGAATCCAAGGTGCATATCAGAATGTCCAAATCGATGTTGTCGTAGTCTGGAGTAGCATGTCAGAATATCTAACTAGGTCAAAACGATATTGTTTTAgtcacaaaatttataaaaacgATACCAATTTGATGCGTTAACTTCTCATTTCACACTAATCTTGTTCAAGTCATCTCCACATCACTTACAATAGACACTAGACATGCCAGTAGTAGTCTCTACTAAGTTgtgtcgtatttctttttggaatttttcaactaaattgagtcatttccttttttgactaaaaacaaaacatccaatcactcttattttattcaatcacctattttattctctctttttctttcctaatttattcatttcttctacttttcaatacaatttcGTAATCTTTGTGctcaaaagttttgactcaacttagttggaattGAGGGAGTGAGGTTTAATTTTGTTAGCATACTTGATTGTGTGAATTGACTCCATAGTAAAAATTAATAGTAGCGGTATATATTTTCACCACATTCAAAGTTGGTGGTAAAGATATGGAGATGTATTGAACCCTCTTTTTTCAATGTCGATAAATTGGTGATTCTCACTCCTCTATAAATGTTTGGATAGCCTCCCTACTCCACGACAAAAGTCTTTTAAAAAGTGAGTGACTCATTTATAACATGGTATAAATTGGGCCCAAGTTGGTACGAGTTTCTTTGTTGCAAGTGTAAAAGTCTAATGATGATCGTAGCCTATACATTGTGGGGGCGCATTGAACTCCTTTCTTCCCCATATCGACAAATTGGTGGTCCTGACTCCTTTATAAATGATTGGATAATATTTCCCCTTACAAGACCTTTTAAGGGGGAGTGGTCCATTCTAACAGAATGCACCTCCTCTCCCTTTATGGTAACGGGCATAGCCGAACCAGACCTTCGAAAACACACTGTGGTCCCATAAGGGCGTCTGAGGTTCGCTTCCATAGCCTCATTTTCCACTGCAGTGATGATGGCTCGGCTTGCctgattttttgttttaatcTTATCTCCAGGTCGGGAGTTAGTGTCATTTTGCATCTTTGATTGTTCGTGTTTGGTTAATTTGTCTTTTTTGTTAGATTGTAGCTGTAAACGGAGATGGAGAGGTGGACGACTTCTGCAGTTGGGGAGCATGCACATACGCTCTACCAATTGTACCATATATTTGGTTTGTCCATAAAAATGgttttatttttctgttttgatCAATGCATTAAAATTAGTTAGTTTCTAAGTacttttttagttattttctctAATGATGTGAGAGTTATTTTTCACTAAATTTACTTCAACTATTTTTATTCTCTATCTATgctattttaccaattttacactAAAACTTTTATCATTCACTGCcaagattattttttatagatggagatagtattttttttttatcttaattaGAAAATTATGGTAGAAAATTACCGTTCAATTTCAAAGCAATTAAGCGGTAAGGCCCAAGTATTTATTTGGTCATAAGTCCTTAAAGTGTGATCCAcctttaaattatttatatgtaacaaaaatattatacCCCAACAGTCCACACATTTGAAACAAAACATATTAATGGACAAGACTTTCCGTGAGGTGATGATGTTGCTTGTTGGAAAGAAGCTGAGACTTTTTAATGATATTTGAAACATTATCATGTACACGAGGTGCATGCCATGTTTGTTGAAAAAACTATCgacacaattaaattaaattaattggcAAGTCTAAATATACAAGAGTAATATAGTATTCCTCGTTGCATGCATTCCTTTGTCCCATCTCATTTAGAATCCACAATAAATAGGACTAAAATCAATATCATTTCGATTAAGGTAAACAACATAAATCGAGCGCAACATTTATTCCAGATGTGTATTCTTGTATACAAGTTGTGATAATTGAAGgaataattcatattttttgaCATTGTACATTCCTCAAGAAGAAAACACTATAATCTCTATCATTCTACAAGTGATATACAAAGGGCTATAGCCATCCCCATTAGCAACGACACTAATTGTATCGCTGTGTTCCTCAAAGCTGACGTGCCGTTGTTCATCTCAGCCAAAACACCAGCGAGGGCAATATATATAAAACCACCAGCAGTAAAACCCTGCAAATTTCACAGCACAACATTCACAATCACACGAGATTTGAGCATCGAATATGCAGTGTGTAGTTGTTGGCCTAGAAActattacctcaatcaaagatGACTGCCCAGGATCTTTTCCCCAGATCAAAGCCTGTAAAACAGCCACCCTCAAATTAGTAGAATACCTTCTTAGGTTTTGTTATGAAGAGAGGTATACGAGACTACAAACCAGAGCGGTTCctgccagtgccaccagtgcagACAGAAAGTTAAAGAAGAGGGCTTTGGAGACGGTAAAACCAGATCTCACCAAAATTCCAAAATCACCTATCTGCAAAACCCAGAAACACAAAGTATACATAGATATGAGATCACCACAGAGATGCCCACTTGTCTTCCTCGGGCTATGATATTGCACCAAAACCCAAATACAAGACATGTCACCTATAAAATGGTGCTATACTCATTGAACTTATGAAAAAGAAAGGAAACTGTAACACAGCAATTCAGAAAATCAAACCTCTTGAGGAAGCTCATGGGCAAGCAGAAACAGAGTTCTCGACCAGCCACCAACTGATCCATAGAGGAGGAAAGCACTTCCCAAAGCCATCCCATCGGTAAAATTATGCTGAGAAAGTTAAAGTGTCATGTGAAAATACATACACATTTTTGTCCTAGTCAGATACGTCTAGAAataaactataaataaaatgcCATGAATTCAGTTGCTGCACAGTAACAGGCAACCAAGAAGACCTAGTTTTGAAATGACTTACCACTCCATCTGAAAAGAGGTTCAGGTAGCCAAACACCAAACTTGATTGTGACTTGATGGGTGCTTTTTTCTCAGCGGAGTCAAGATTACCGTTGGGGACTTTTTCAGCAAGTGTGTCTTCGGTAGCATTAGTACCAGTAGTTCTCTAGAAGGGACAGAATAATGTAGAAAATTTCAGCACAAAGAAGCATCTCTCAGTTATTCTTTACTTCACATACTTGACAGACTATCCACAATTCTCTGAAAAGCCCATCTCTATTCACTAATCTATTTTATTGGAGATATTGAGATTTAATATATTGTTTTAAGTTGCGATAAGGAAATTAGCATATTGCATCAAGTAAAAAGGGAACCAGCAAGTTGTATTTTCTTTTCAAGATATAAGGAAATGGGCAAATATACTTTCTGCAAATCATTGTCTCAAGGCGGCATTAAGGAGGACCCTAACTGATTATCCGAGTTAATTATCATGGATAAACTTCTTACCGTACCTTTCGCAGAGAATCTTTTTCACTAGTTTTACCACTGCGAGCTTTTTTAGCAGGCTTATCCAGTTCTTTTCCTTCAGATGATTTCTCATCATGTGACTGTGCCTGATGATTTTCATCTACATGATCATCATCTTTCAATTTGTCAGAGTGtttatggtggtggtggtggtggtgatgacCAGTATTCCAATCATTTTCTCCGCCGGAATATTCTTCAACGTACCTCACAACTTTCTCAACAATAAGAAACACCACAATTCCAGCTGTACCAAAAGAGTATGATTATAATGTACTGAATCAGATGAGCATCATATGTGATTCGTAGTGACGAAATTATATTTAACTTCTTGACACACATAACAAGCATTGAGAAAAAACCAGTTCTCAATAGAGCAAGGCTGTTAAGTGACAAAACTATCTTCAGTAAATGGATACATAAAATCACCTAATAGAACCATCCATGCAATAGTCTGTCTATTCTCTTTAAAGAAACTTGCATTTTATACTATTAGGAGATACAACTATATTAAAGCTCGAGGAACATGTTAGTTTACCATTGCAACAGAAGTATCAGATTAGTACGTAGTTTCACATTTATAACCGTCAAGTTAAATCCACATATAATTAGACAAGCTGGGACAAATTTATTAATAGCGACACGAATTTGATGATTCATCGGACAATGACTAATTTAACAGAAACCCCACAATTTAGTCAAATAAGAATTTCTAGAACCAACATAATTGATTGGTGAAAACTAAGAAAAATAATGGAATTGTTAAAAGTCATCATGACATAcatatttattgaaaaaatattagCCCTCCCCTAAATTTAACATTACAGGTTAGATGTAAATAAGTTCCCTTTCACAAGGAAATCAATGTAAAATTACATTACAAATACactacaaaatattaaaaagagaaatgaagagaaaaaCTTAACAATCCCTGTGATTAtcagaatttcaaaatttaagcATGCTTGCGCAGCAAAGCAAAAAACTTGCAGTAAATGTAAAAGCATGTTACCCACCCAAAATTGACAAACCAACAGAAAGATCCTTCAatgaatgagaatgagaatgagaatgtgACTGTCCAGAATGCTCATGATGATGGTTATCGTGGTGATCATGCGAATGGGCCTGCTCGCCTCctgaaaacataaaattaaatgcaaaaaaGTGAGAACAAAAGGTAGTACTTAACAACAGCATCACAAATAATGAGTACTGGTCTCAAGTTGGCTAAGGTTAATTGTTAAATAAGCAAAGGCagcaaaaaaaaggaaaaagaaaggaCATTCGCATAACTAATACCCCCTCCATCCACGAAAAATGGTCACAATTTCCTATTGCTCCGTCAAAAAAATTGCCTCTTTCCATCTATAGTGGCAGGATCCACACAACTCACAACACCCACCGCACATTTACGGTGGGACCTTTACTCCACTCACACACCAGAAACTATTTGATTAAAATTCGTGCCATCTACAATATGACAATTTTTTTGTGGCCGGAGGAAGTAGTTTGCTACTTTACCTAGTACATTTAAAACTTTGCACTAGATAATTAAAACATGGAGATGAAATCTAATCATAACATCACAAATGGACCCAGACAAGCAAAACTTTAaactaatttttgaaaaaacagCAGGTGATGAATGTGAGGATACCAACTTTTCTCCAAAGGTTATCTCTCTTGTAATGCCCACATGGAAGAACAAGTTTGGTTTCTTACTAAGACATGGACAAGAATCTTTGACCAGTGTTTCCAAGAGCTATGATTAATGGAAATACGGCAACTGAAGCTGACAGATGCACAAATTTTGGTGACGGAACACATGTTGGCAATGCCCCAAAACATAATGTCCATTCGGTACAAATAGACAAAGGAAATCTTCCAAGCAATTTCTTCTAGATAACTGATCTATGATAGGCATGCAAAGGTCTTGCCAGCCAAAGAAATATGACCATCATAGAAAAAATATACTTTAGCTTACAATTTCAAAACCTAGTCCAGCCTCAATTTCCAGGAAAAAATTATTCTAAAAGACAGCTGAAAATGCTAAAAAGAAACAACAAAGAAAAAGGGAAtaggggggagagagagagagagagagagagatgcatCATGAGCAATAGACAAAGTCCCAAAATAACCACAAAAGCTATCTTTGATTCCTTTCAAAGGGTATACATACCGAAAGCATGTGGCAACTGATGAAGAAAAGCATCACCTACCATAGCTCCCGCCTGCATAAGAGATGTTCATATAAATAAAGATAGGACAACTACTGATAATTTTGTATACTAGCTTCTAGCAGCCAAACAAACAAG from Salvia splendens isolate huo1 chromosome 15, SspV2, whole genome shotgun sequence encodes the following:
- the LOC121767329 gene encoding IAA-alanine resistance protein 1-like, giving the protein MGPVSVSRRQIYCCMLGVLAVAGFRLSAAAAHQCSHHHHHVPDDDHVGLIEKNQGRQSLLPEEIAEEEDLKMMWGHDDDHHYCGHGHHEHDSDVELVGLGLWINAMGCSLLVSLASLICLIMLPFIFIQGKPSKAFVDSLALFGAGAMVGDAFLHQLPHAFGGEQAHSHDHHDNHHHEHSGQSHSHSHSHSLKDLSVGLSILAGIVVFLIVEKVVRYVEEYSGGENDWNTGHHHHHHHHKHSDKLKDDDHVDENHQAQSHDEKSSEGKELDKPAKKARSGKTSEKDSLRKRTTGTNATEDTLAEKVPNGNLDSAEKKAPIKSQSSLVFGYLNLFSDGVHNFTDGMALGSAFLLYGSVGGWSRTLFLLAHELPQEIGDFGILVRSGFTVSKALFFNFLSALVALAGTALALIWGKDPGQSSLIEGFTAGGFIYIALAGVLAEMNNGTSALRNTAIQLVSLLMGMAIALCISLVE
- the LOC121768735 gene encoding protein BASIC PENTACYSTEINE2-like, with protein sequence MDDDSLRNWGYYEPPLKGLGLQLMSSLTERDTKPFLTGRDNPVMVSASGSFHPRDCVVAEPPVTHMDYVRDSWINHREKFLHMFPGNPYSSVLPESSVNHHQMQMVQQPPPQQQTETAKETRTSIEEPVAKEGSSAKKRAAAATTKTPKAKKTRKNPAPKENGNGNGNPSAQRAKTAKKNVEVVINGMDMDITGIPIPVCSCTGSPQQCYRWGCGGWQSACCTTTISMYPLPMSQKRRGARIAGRKMSQGAFKKVLEKLATDGYNFANPIDLRTYWAKHGTNKFVIIR